Proteins encoded by one window of Nitrospirota bacterium:
- a CDS encoding periplasmic heavy metal sensor: MKMRNWLIIFAALSFIFTFAGGAMADEGYDGYQMSDMQSDDNMPPCMKGPGMMGGHGMKHPMMGKSRGMMGTPPGMNMWEELQEKLELNEEQAEKFRKIYSEYRKEMMKRRVEIEIAEMDLMELLSSKNASDKAIEDVSGKIQAAWSSLNTYRIKALLKTRSFLNDKQYQELLHHLMDWRGSQMGGWGYGWH; this comes from the coding sequence ATGAAGATGCGTAACTGGTTGATAATATTTGCTGCTTTAAGTTTCATCTTTACATTTGCTGGAGGCGCCATGGCAGACGAAGGATATGATGGTTATCAGATGTCTGATATGCAGAGTGACGATAATATGCCTCCATGCATGAAGGGGCCGGGCATGATGGGTGGGCATGGAATGAAACACCCTATGATGGGTAAGTCAAGGGGAATGATGGGCACTCCTCCGGGGATGAATATGTGGGAAGAGTTACAGGAAAAACTTGAACTTAACGAAGAACAGGCTGAGAAATTCCGGAAGATATATTCTGAATACCGTAAAGAAATGATGAAGAGGCGGGTCGAAATAGAGATTGCCGAAATGGATCTTATGGAGCTGCTGAGTTCAAAAAATGCCAGTGATAAGGCCATAGAAGATGTTTCAGGCAAGATACAGGCTGCATGGTCCTCGTTGAATACTTACAGAATTAAGGCACTTCTAAAGACGAGAAGTTTTCTAAATGATAAACAGTATCAGGAACTTTTACATCATTTAATGGATTGGAGAGGTTCGCAAATGGGTGGTTGGGGGTACGGGTGGCATTAA
- a CDS encoding TlpA family protein disulfide reductase, which translates to MKLASRNNHLSILLVLILCAWLSLTPLPDEQASAGDYSATYLGIQEFSSPLEAKEFTLKDVSNKQVNLKDFRGKVIMLNFWATWCGPCREEMPSMEKLYRQFKGKGFVILAVASGEDINSVNKFIKHYNLTFPALIDSDYKVSDNYKVWALPTTYFINSKGQIIGKAQGGRNWDTRQANQYISSLLQNTL; encoded by the coding sequence ATGAAATTGGCATCGCGTAATAATCATCTCAGTATATTGCTTGTACTTATCCTGTGTGCATGGCTGAGTTTAACTCCTTTGCCTGATGAGCAGGCTTCAGCAGGAGATTACTCCGCAACTTACCTTGGAATTCAGGAGTTTTCATCCCCTTTGGAGGCTAAGGAATTTACTTTGAAAGACGTATCGAACAAACAGGTAAATCTCAAAGACTTCAGGGGCAAGGTGATAATGCTTAATTTTTGGGCAACATGGTGCGGTCCCTGCAGGGAGGAGATGCCCTCTATGGAAAAGTTGTACAGACAGTTTAAGGGAAAGGGATTTGTAATTCTTGCCGTCGCCTCCGGTGAGGATATTAATAGCGTAAATAAATTCATTAAGCATTATAACCTCACTTTTCCTGCACTTATTGACTCTGATTATAAGGTGTCTGATAATTATAAAGTATGGGCCCTCCCTACCACTTATTTCATCAACTCGAAGGGTCAGATAATAGGAAAGGCTCAGGGAGGCAGAAACTGGGATACCAGACAGGCAAACCAATATATATCTTCCCTGCTTCAGAATACGTTATAA
- a CDS encoding AarF/ABC1/UbiB kinase family protein produces the protein MPFYHFKQTYRDIQRVRLILNTLIKYGFGYLIESLNLQGYVPLGKRIFKTREKEDSPKNTAERFRLVLEELGPTFIKFGQILSLRRDILSEEYVIELQRLQDHVPPFPVEQAREEILAELGKPVDKLYSFFDETPLAAASIGQVHRARLPDGREVVVKIQRPGIRDTIETDLSILLTLARLIKRYIPEAKLYDPVGMVEEFSLTIRKELDFRIEGRSADRFRTMFDDSKDVYIPEVIWDISGSHILTIEYAPGKRITEVGGDAHSRYVLAKKFSDSYLLQLFDHGFFHADPHPGNVVVLDDGRICFHDFGIMGRLDDEMMENLSGLFIAVIERDIGRLMDIYLEIGIILGDYDQKALKKDIREFIDGYYDVPLKDFSFAEFVNGIIALGRRHHIKISTDLLLFGKAFMTVESIVRTLAPEFNLVENIRPYTQHLLRKRLFEPSRIYNDMIKIGLEVSGLLRELPRELHHIFKRIREGRIEIEVRHEKLEGLEQHIDKASNRLSFSLIIASIIIGSSIIMQTQIGPLFLGFPLLGAVGYIVAGLLGLWLVWAIIRSGRL, from the coding sequence ATGCCATTCTACCACTTTAAACAGACATACAGGGATATACAGCGTGTCCGTTTAATCCTTAATACCCTGATTAAGTATGGTTTTGGTTATCTGATTGAAAGCTTGAACCTTCAGGGATATGTCCCATTAGGAAAGCGGATATTCAAGACGCGTGAGAAGGAAGACAGTCCTAAAAATACAGCCGAGCGCTTCAGGCTCGTCCTTGAGGAGCTCGGCCCTACCTTTATCAAGTTCGGGCAAATATTAAGTCTGAGGCGGGATATTCTGTCTGAGGAATATGTCATTGAGCTGCAAAGACTTCAGGATCATGTCCCGCCTTTTCCAGTTGAGCAGGCAAGAGAAGAAATATTAGCAGAACTTGGTAAACCTGTAGACAAACTCTATTCATTCTTTGACGAGACACCCCTTGCTGCAGCTTCCATTGGACAGGTTCACAGGGCCAGGTTACCTGATGGAAGAGAAGTCGTTGTAAAGATACAACGTCCTGGTATCAGAGACACAATTGAGACAGATCTAAGTATTCTCCTGACACTCGCCAGACTGATCAAAAGATATATACCTGAGGCAAAGTTATATGATCCTGTCGGGATGGTAGAAGAGTTTTCTCTTACAATCCGAAAGGAGTTAGACTTCAGGATTGAGGGAAGAAGTGCAGACCGTTTCAGGACGATGTTCGACGACTCAAAGGATGTCTACATACCAGAAGTTATTTGGGATATCAGTGGAAGTCATATACTGACGATAGAATATGCACCTGGTAAAAGAATCACCGAAGTAGGCGGGGATGCTCACTCCAGATATGTCCTGGCAAAGAAATTCAGTGATTCCTATCTACTGCAGTTGTTTGATCATGGTTTCTTCCATGCTGACCCTCATCCCGGGAATGTAGTTGTACTTGATGACGGCCGGATATGTTTTCATGATTTCGGGATAATGGGACGTCTCGATGATGAGATGATGGAAAATCTTTCAGGTCTTTTTATAGCAGTGATTGAAAGAGATATAGGGCGCCTGATGGATATTTATCTGGAGATTGGGATTATACTGGGAGATTATGACCAGAAGGCATTGAAGAAAGATATAAGGGAATTTATAGATGGATATTATGACGTCCCGCTGAAAGATTTTTCTTTTGCAGAGTTTGTAAACGGCATTATAGCTCTGGGGCGCAGGCATCATATTAAAATTTCTACAGACTTGCTCCTCTTCGGCAAGGCCTTCATGACAGTAGAATCTATAGTAAGGACACTTGCCCCTGAATTCAATCTTGTAGAGAATATCAGGCCATATACTCAACACCTGCTCAGGAAGAGATTGTTTGAGCCGTCAAGGATTTACAATGACATGATCAAGATAGGGTTAGAGGTCAGCGGTCTTCTTCGCGAACTTCCGCGTGAGCTTCATCATATTTTTAAACGTATAAGGGAAGGGCGTATAGAAATAGAGGTGAGGCATGAGAAACTGGAAGGCCTGGAACAACACATTGACAAGGCCAGCAACAGGTTGTCCTTCAGTCTTATTATAGCCTCAATCATAATTGGCTCTTCAATCATCATGCAGACGCAGATCGGCCCCCTTTTTCTGGGTTTTCCATTATTAGGCGCTGTAGGCTATATAGTAGCGGGTTTACTGGGGCTTTGGCTGGTCTGGGCAATTATAAGGTCTGGAAGGCTGTAA
- a CDS encoding ankyrin repeat domain-containing protein, with the protein MGNYIIKMLFRLTLAMAITSPLSAYGFIPQEVNLMLRERGISNCLSESAFLTAVQKGDHDAVKLFLDAGINPDAKYQDGSTALMVAASIGYAPIVQSLLDRGATAGAVNKDSLTPLILASVHGHTDILNTLLARVTDEDETNPALMVATIKGHLDSVKTLIAGKADVNVRDRYGWTPLMLAVKMGHQKIAEVLLNSGADINASDRYGQTALMISVIDGMTSMVNYLLDKGAAVDSQDIEGKTALLFAVERGHDDIVESLLDKGASMTRGAYGMSLLEIATMDNQIKVVEVLMEKEIDINTKNAVLRVASGLGHAGIVQTFLSKGVDANARNDDGMTPLMIASEQGHLDVAKLLLEVGANINASNGKGDTALMLASRQGHLGMVQYLLDSGANVNAETREGETALMIAARQGHTGMVQLMLDSGANVNAETREGETILMVAAKHGRRDIVQFLLSRNANVNAKARSGMTPLIVASMKGQAAIVKELLEKGAGINVSTGEGITPLMFAAGYGSKDTVNILLSNGAPVNARTDNGLTALMVAAEQGQSDIVLTFLEKSADVTAKTADGMTALKLAEKRNHPEIVKAIQAQISSNSQRMQF; encoded by the coding sequence ATGGGAAATTATATTATTAAGATGTTATTCAGACTGACCTTAGCGATGGCTATTACCAGTCCGCTGAGTGCTTACGGCTTTATCCCTCAGGAAGTTAATTTAATGTTGAGAGAAAGAGGAATCTCAAATTGTCTAAGTGAGTCGGCGTTCCTGACCGCAGTTCAGAAGGGTGACCATGATGCCGTAAAATTATTTTTAGACGCCGGTATAAATCCTGATGCTAAATATCAGGACGGTTCGACAGCCCTGATGGTTGCCGCAAGTATTGGCTACGCACCCATTGTTCAATCTTTGCTCGACAGGGGGGCCACAGCGGGTGCTGTGAATAAAGATAGTCTGACCCCTTTGATTTTAGCTTCAGTACATGGTCATACTGATATTTTGAATACCTTGCTGGCCAGGGTTACCGATGAAGATGAGACAAACCCGGCCTTAATGGTTGCAACCATTAAAGGGCACCTTGATAGTGTGAAAACCTTGATAGCCGGTAAGGCTGATGTAAATGTACGGGACCGCTACGGCTGGACTCCCCTTATGTTAGCTGTAAAGATGGGCCACCAGAAGATCGCAGAAGTCCTGTTGAATTCTGGGGCTGATATAAATGCCAGCGACCGGTATGGCCAGACTGCCTTGATGATATCCGTAATAGATGGGATGACCAGCATGGTCAATTATCTGCTCGATAAAGGGGCAGCAGTAGATAGTCAGGACATTGAAGGGAAGACAGCCCTCCTATTCGCTGTTGAGAGAGGTCATGATGACATTGTAGAGTCCTTGCTGGATAAAGGTGCATCCATGACCAGAGGAGCCTACGGCATGTCGTTATTAGAAATAGCCACTATGGATAACCAGATAAAGGTTGTGGAAGTTCTTATGGAAAAAGAGATAGATATCAACACGAAGAATGCAGTACTCAGGGTTGCGTCAGGTCTTGGTCACGCAGGGATAGTGCAGACTTTTCTGTCGAAGGGTGTTGATGCAAATGCCAGAAATGATGATGGTATGACACCCCTTATGATTGCGTCCGAGCAGGGTCATCTGGATGTTGCGAAGCTCTTACTGGAAGTTGGTGCCAATATCAATGCGAGCAACGGGAAAGGTGATACTGCCCTAATGCTTGCATCAAGGCAGGGTCACTTAGGAATGGTACAGTACTTGTTGGATTCGGGGGCAAATGTTAATGCGGAGACCAGGGAAGGAGAGACAGCCTTGATGATTGCTGCGAGGCAGGGACACACTGGTATGGTGCAGCTCATGCTGGATTCCGGGGCAAATGTTAATGCGGAGACCAGGGAAGGAGAGACGATCCTGATGGTCGCAGCAAAACACGGGCGGAGAGACATCGTGCAGTTTCTCCTTTCCAGAAACGCCAATGTTAATGCCAAGGCAAGGTCCGGAATGACGCCTTTGATTGTTGCTTCGATGAAGGGGCAGGCTGCGATTGTTAAGGAATTGCTGGAAAAGGGTGCAGGAATAAATGTCTCAACTGGAGAAGGGATTACCCCCTTGATGTTTGCAGCAGGTTATGGGAGCAAAGATACGGTCAACATCTTATTATCCAACGGGGCTCCGGTGAACGCAAGAACAGACAATGGTCTGACGGCCCTCATGGTTGCAGCAGAGCAGGGTCAATCAGATATAGTATTGACCTTTTTAGAAAAAAGTGCGGATGTCACTGCAAAGACTGCGGATGGTATGACAGCCTTAAAACTGGCGGAAAAGAGGAATCATCCTGAAATAGTCAAAGCTATTCAGGCTCAAATATCCAGTAATAGCCAAAGAATGCAATTCTAA
- a CDS encoding homocysteine S-methyltransferase family protein, whose protein sequence is MRNLLQRLKNEILLLDGSMGVMLQNRGLPAGYAPDLWNLERPDIILDVHREYIKAGSDIILTNTFGASRLRLAEYGAEGKLAEINREAVKIARKAAGDTGIVAGDVGPCGVTVYPLGELSFEEAVDIFSQQVDALAGAGCDLIVIETMFDLIEIRAAVVAAKSSGRGLPVAALMTFTQDGLTDTGTDPQTAAAVLEGLGVDIIGVNCSTGPGEMTGVVKQISMTTDSFICAQPNAGLPVNAGGKTIFPATAGEIASYAEQFYEAGVNIMGGCCGTTPEYINLLSKKLKGRKPAARSASPGLKITSRSRTIYIGSGYPFLKIGEKINPTGKKAFAESIREGRMDAVVTEARKQYDADAMALDVNVGVPMTDEPSNMQRAVNSVQTVVDIPLVIDSSSVDAIEKGLSVYAGKALVNSVNAEPERLERLLPVIKRYGAAVIALLAGSDLPEKAIDRLKIAEAVLEKAIALGLRRDDIIFDCLALTVSAAPDASAQTLETIRLVKENLGSPTILGISNVSFGLPNRKLIHNTFLGMAIGAGLDAGIINPYDPEMHNIVLAASLFSGRDAGCRRYISVMGTLGTESNPAPNKAGEAGKTVKNARDRIFDAVVDGERDSIVRLVHEGMKDGLDPSGIFLDIMTPAIRHLGDLFAERKKFIPHLVASAETMKRGVDVLTPLMEKNAAKVKKGTIIMATVKGDIHDLGKNICVMMLNNFGFDVIDIGKNVSCEEILAAAKEHNADIIGLSALMTTTMMQMKVVRDSVHEQGLSYKIMIGGAVTTKRFAEEIGVDGYSKDVGDVVHVAEGLIKNSKS, encoded by the coding sequence ATGCGGAATCTGCTTCAGAGGTTAAAAAATGAGATACTGCTGCTTGATGGTTCCATGGGGGTAATGCTGCAGAACAGGGGGCTTCCAGCTGGTTATGCCCCTGATTTATGGAACCTGGAAAGGCCTGATATTATCCTTGATGTTCACAGGGAATATATTAAGGCCGGCAGTGACATTATTCTTACGAACACGTTTGGTGCTTCACGCCTTCGTCTTGCGGAATATGGCGCTGAAGGCAAACTGGCTGAGATAAACAGGGAAGCGGTTAAAATCGCCAGAAAGGCTGCAGGCGATACAGGAATTGTCGCCGGAGATGTTGGCCCGTGTGGTGTCACTGTTTATCCCCTTGGAGAGCTATCTTTTGAAGAGGCGGTAGATATCTTCTCTCAGCAGGTAGATGCCCTGGCTGGTGCAGGATGTGACCTGATAGTTATTGAGACCATGTTTGACCTGATTGAGATAAGGGCGGCAGTTGTTGCTGCAAAAAGTTCCGGAAGAGGCCTCCCTGTTGCTGCACTTATGACGTTCACTCAGGACGGACTTACAGACACAGGAACTGACCCGCAAACTGCAGCAGCAGTTCTCGAAGGGCTGGGAGTGGACATTATCGGGGTGAACTGTTCAACGGGGCCTGGAGAGATGACCGGCGTGGTTAAACAAATCTCAATGACAACTGACTCCTTTATATGCGCACAACCTAATGCAGGTCTTCCGGTGAATGCAGGTGGTAAGACCATCTTTCCTGCGACTGCGGGTGAGATTGCATCATATGCAGAACAATTTTATGAAGCCGGTGTAAATATAATGGGCGGGTGTTGTGGGACGACTCCTGAGTATATTAACCTTTTGTCAAAGAAGTTAAAAGGTAGAAAACCCGCTGCAAGATCTGCTTCGCCGGGGCTTAAGATTACCAGCCGTTCCAGGACCATTTATATTGGCAGCGGATATCCTTTTCTTAAAATAGGAGAAAAGATTAATCCAACAGGTAAGAAAGCATTTGCTGAATCAATCAGGGAAGGCAGAATGGATGCAGTCGTGACTGAGGCAAGAAAGCAATATGATGCCGATGCAATGGCACTGGATGTAAATGTTGGAGTGCCCATGACTGATGAACCATCAAATATGCAGCGTGCTGTAAACTCAGTTCAGACTGTTGTTGATATACCTCTTGTCATTGACAGCTCCAGTGTTGATGCAATAGAAAAAGGTCTCAGCGTATATGCCGGAAAGGCCCTCGTTAACAGTGTTAATGCCGAACCTGAACGCCTCGAAAGACTTCTCCCGGTGATAAAAAGATACGGCGCTGCAGTGATTGCGCTGCTGGCCGGGAGTGATCTGCCTGAAAAGGCTATTGACAGGCTAAAGATTGCAGAGGCTGTCCTTGAGAAGGCTATAGCTTTAGGCTTGAGAAGGGATGACATTATTTTTGACTGTCTTGCCCTTACTGTATCTGCCGCACCGGACGCCTCTGCTCAAACGTTGGAGACGATCAGGCTCGTTAAAGAGAACCTTGGCAGTCCGACTATCCTTGGAATAAGCAACGTATCTTTCGGACTGCCGAACAGGAAACTTATTCATAATACTTTTCTCGGAATGGCAATAGGGGCTGGTCTCGATGCAGGCATAATAAATCCATATGATCCTGAAATGCACAACATTGTGCTTGCTGCGAGCCTCTTTTCCGGGAGGGATGCGGGATGCCGGAGGTATATCTCTGTTATGGGGACATTGGGGACAGAATCAAATCCTGCCCCCAATAAAGCAGGTGAGGCAGGCAAGACAGTCAAAAATGCCCGGGATAGGATATTCGATGCAGTGGTGGATGGTGAGAGGGACAGCATTGTGAGATTAGTTCATGAAGGGATGAAGGATGGTCTGGATCCTTCAGGCATATTCCTTGACATTATGACACCAGCCATAAGGCACCTGGGAGACCTGTTTGCCGAACGGAAAAAGTTTATTCCCCACCTGGTAGCCTCTGCTGAGACCATGAAACGGGGTGTAGATGTCCTGACCCCACTCATGGAAAAGAATGCGGCAAAGGTTAAAAAGGGAACTATAATCATGGCTACTGTAAAAGGGGATATCCATGATCTGGGTAAAAATATTTGCGTTATGATGCTTAACAACTTCGGTTTTGATGTTATTGACATAGGCAAGAATGTTTCCTGCGAGGAGATACTTGCTGCCGCGAAAGAACATAATGCCGACATTATAGGGTTGTCAGCCCTTATGACAACGACGATGATGCAAATGAAGGTTGTAAGAGACTCTGTTCATGAACAGGGGCTTTCCTATAAGATTATGATCGGCGGGGCTGTGACTACTAAGAGGTTTGCCGAAGAGATAGGTGTTGACGGTTATAGTAAGGACGTTGGTGACGTTGTTCATGTGGCTGAGGGTTTAATTAAGAATTCAAAAAGCTAA